One stretch of Chitinophaga pendula DNA includes these proteins:
- a CDS encoding FecR family protein translates to MDQNRLTYLFGRHIAGDATTAEINEFNALVQDAQYSAQLISLIDTLLYDIPGDKGLPEDRITAVLSNITQVSARPGRRVIMHRWRWAAAVALLVVAGYAGYLLLQTGKRSAPSLSLADQRGSINKAVLTLGNGDTLILDDDNNRVINLQSGKLVQRGGQLQHMTGNTTGAPVINTLTTPAGGQYKVILPDSSVVWLNAASSLQYPDHFNGPQRRITLVGEACFEVHAAASQPFIVQTALQDVIVLGTAFNVNAYANEFKVVTTLQSGAVKVCMPGSTSGQILHPGEQAVNTVQQPLPAVSMVTATDAMAWRDGLFVFDNTDIPTVMRVLERWYNVRVSYEGGVPDVHFTGQVARSGSLSDVLQMLTQISHVHFRLIKANNESGQDVIQVLNK, encoded by the coding sequence ATGGACCAAAATCGACTTACATATCTGTTCGGCAGACATATTGCCGGCGATGCAACAACAGCTGAGATCAATGAATTCAATGCGCTGGTACAGGATGCACAATATTCAGCGCAGCTTATCTCACTTATTGACACCTTACTCTATGATATTCCAGGGGACAAAGGCCTTCCAGAAGACCGTATTACTGCTGTACTCAGTAATATCACGCAGGTATCTGCGCGGCCTGGCAGGCGGGTGATTATGCATCGATGGCGGTGGGCGGCGGCAGTAGCTTTACTCGTTGTTGCCGGTTATGCAGGCTATCTGCTACTACAGACCGGTAAGCGCTCCGCTCCTTCCCTGTCGCTTGCTGATCAGCGCGGGAGTATCAACAAGGCAGTCCTGACATTGGGTAATGGAGATACGCTGATACTGGATGACGACAACAACCGGGTGATCAATCTGCAAAGCGGTAAGCTTGTTCAGCGAGGCGGGCAGTTGCAGCATATGACTGGTAACACTACAGGAGCACCTGTGATCAATACATTGACAACTCCTGCCGGCGGGCAGTATAAGGTGATATTGCCGGATAGTAGTGTGGTATGGCTGAATGCGGCCAGTAGTCTGCAATACCCGGACCACTTTAATGGCCCTCAGCGGAGGATCACATTAGTCGGTGAGGCCTGTTTTGAGGTGCATGCGGCAGCTAGCCAACCCTTTATTGTACAGACGGCATTGCAGGATGTGATCGTGCTGGGTACGGCCTTTAACGTCAATGCTTATGCCAATGAATTTAAGGTGGTGACTACCTTACAATCAGGCGCTGTTAAAGTATGTATGCCCGGCAGTACATCGGGTCAAATATTACATCCGGGAGAGCAAGCAGTGAATACGGTACAGCAGCCGTTGCCGGCGGTATCTATGGTAACTGCAACTGATGCGATGGCCTGGAGAGATGGGCTCTTCGTTTTTGACAATACCGATATTCCTACGGTAATGCGTGTATTAGAGCGTTGGTATAATGTCAGGGTATCTTACGAAGGAGGTGTGCCGGATGTTCATTTTACGGGGCAGGTAGCCCGTTCGGGTTCATTGAGCGATGTATTGCAAATGCTCACACAAATCAGCCATGTACATTTCAGACTTATAAAAGCGAACAACGAGAGCGGCCAGGACGTGATTCAAGTATTAAATAAATAA
- a CDS encoding RNA polymerase sigma factor has translation MDAYNERDIIGRIVAGDEAAFAVFFRRHHPKIYQVGLLLTHSAQQAEELVQEVFMKVWLKRAQLSVITDVSSWLFIIARNDAFKALQRHSRRQELLQSLAISQDLEDVSHETDDLIIYRNYHELLGKAISRLSPRQQLVWRLSKEEGLRREEIAARLDIRPDTVKEYLAAATKHIRAYLLSQQGIKTGVEVLFIWSLYMMQ, from the coding sequence ATGGATGCATATAACGAGCGAGACATCATCGGCCGTATCGTTGCAGGAGATGAGGCAGCCTTTGCTGTGTTTTTCCGGCGTCATCACCCGAAGATATACCAGGTAGGGCTGTTGCTGACACATAGTGCGCAGCAGGCTGAGGAGCTGGTACAGGAGGTGTTTATGAAGGTATGGCTGAAGCGGGCACAACTATCGGTTATTACAGATGTATCTTCCTGGCTGTTTATCATTGCCCGTAATGATGCTTTTAAAGCTTTACAGCGTCATAGTCGCCGGCAGGAGCTGTTGCAGTCGCTGGCTATCTCGCAGGACCTGGAGGATGTCTCGCATGAGACAGATGATCTGATCATTTATCGTAACTATCACGAGTTGTTAGGCAAGGCTATCAGCCGCTTATCGCCCCGGCAGCAGCTGGTATGGCGGCTCAGTAAGGAAGAAGGACTGAGGCGGGAAGAGATTGCGGCGCGGCTGGATATACGGCCTGACACTGTCAAAGAATACCTGGCTGCGGCCACCAAACATATAAGAGCCTACCTGCTGTCTCAGCAAGGTATTAAAACAGGTGTAGAGGTGCTATTTATCTGGAGCCTGTATATGATGCAATAA
- the dnaJ gene encoding molecular chaperone DnaJ, which translates to MSTKRDFYEILDVSKSSSQDEIKKAYRKVAMQYHPDRNPNNKEAEEKFKEAAEAYEVLSDPDKRAQYDRFGHAGVGGNRGYGGAGGMNMDDIFSNFGDIFGDDLFGSFFGGGQRGGGGQRRGRGTRGSNLRVKIRLTYEEIAKGTNKKIKVKKHVPCGTCNGLGAKDKSAFQTCGTCGGSGQVRKVTQTFLGQMQTVTTCPNCNGEGQTITNKCTSCKGEGRVYGEEMVSIDIPAGVQEGMQLSMSGKGNAGERGGAPGDLLILIEEEPHPELHRDGLNVAYDLYISFPDAVFGTSLEVPTIDGKAKIKIPAGTQSGKIFRLKGKGFPSVNSYDKGDQLIHVNVWTPQHVSADEKAMLEKLQTANNFQPNPEKSEKGFFEKVRDIFS; encoded by the coding sequence ATGTCTACCAAGCGAGATTTTTACGAGATACTGGATGTATCCAAGTCCTCCTCACAAGATGAGATCAAGAAGGCTTACCGCAAGGTGGCTATGCAGTATCATCCTGACCGTAACCCCAACAATAAGGAAGCGGAGGAAAAGTTCAAGGAAGCTGCTGAAGCCTATGAGGTACTCAGCGATCCTGATAAACGTGCGCAATATGACCGTTTTGGTCACGCCGGCGTAGGAGGTAACCGTGGTTATGGTGGTGCTGGTGGTATGAATATGGATGATATCTTCTCTAATTTCGGGGATATCTTCGGCGACGATCTGTTTGGCAGCTTTTTCGGAGGCGGCCAACGTGGCGGTGGAGGACAGCGTCGTGGCCGTGGTACCAGGGGTTCTAATCTGCGGGTGAAGATACGTCTGACATACGAAGAGATTGCCAAAGGCACCAACAAAAAGATCAAAGTAAAGAAACATGTTCCTTGTGGTACTTGTAACGGGCTGGGGGCTAAAGATAAAAGTGCTTTCCAGACCTGTGGTACCTGTGGTGGTTCCGGGCAGGTAAGAAAGGTAACACAGACTTTCCTGGGTCAGATGCAAACGGTGACCACTTGTCCTAACTGTAACGGGGAAGGGCAGACCATTACTAACAAATGTACCAGCTGTAAAGGTGAAGGCCGTGTATATGGTGAAGAGATGGTAAGCATCGATATCCCTGCTGGTGTACAGGAGGGTATGCAGCTCAGTATGAGCGGCAAGGGTAATGCCGGCGAACGTGGCGGCGCCCCTGGCGATCTGCTGATACTGATAGAAGAGGAGCCACATCCGGAGTTGCACCGTGACGGTCTGAACGTGGCTTACGACCTCTATATCTCCTTCCCGGATGCCGTATTCGGCACTTCCCTCGAAGTACCTACTATCGACGGTAAAGCCAAGATCAAGATACCTGCCGGTACCCAGAGTGGTAAGATCTTCCGGCTGAAAGGTAAGGGCTTCCCTTCCGTTAACTCTTATGACAAAGGCGATCAGCTGATCCACGTGAATGTGTGGACGCCACAGCATGTGTCTGCCGACGAGAAGGCGATGCTGGAGAAATTGCAGACGGCTAATAATTTCCAACCTAATCCGGAGAAATCTGAAAAGGGTTTCTTTGAGAAAGTAAGGGATATCTTTAGTTAA
- a CDS encoding nucleotide exchange factor GrpE, producing the protein MTVNEKDMQANGQANAGAEGAQNTPGNTANTSETSNLNADVNETGELDKKQQELGEMRDKYLRLVAEFDNYKKRTAKERIELMQTANREVIAALLDVLDDSERASKQLEQSADIAAIKDGVMLVFNKLKSTLQAKGLKPMESVHKEFDVDLHDAITEIPAPTDDLKGKVLDEVQKGYYLNDKIIRHAKVVVGK; encoded by the coding sequence ATGACAGTAAACGAAAAAGACATGCAGGCAAACGGACAGGCTAATGCTGGCGCAGAAGGAGCCCAAAACACGCCAGGGAACACAGCAAACACTAGCGAGACCTCTAACCTGAATGCCGACGTGAATGAAACCGGCGAACTGGACAAAAAGCAGCAGGAACTGGGTGAGATGCGCGATAAATACCTGCGCCTGGTTGCGGAGTTTGACAATTACAAGAAACGTACTGCCAAAGAGCGTATAGAGCTGATGCAGACTGCCAACCGCGAGGTGATTGCTGCGTTGTTGGATGTGCTGGATGATTCTGAGCGTGCGAGCAAACAATTAGAGCAATCGGCAGACATTGCCGCTATTAAAGACGGTGTAATGTTAGTTTTCAATAAGTTAAAGAGCACTTTACAAGCCAAAGGTTTGAAGCCTATGGAGAGTGTACATAAGGAATTTGATGTGGATCTGCACGATGCTATTACGGAGATCCCGGCTCCTACCGACGATCTGAAGGGTAAAGTGCTGGACGAGGTGCAGAAAGGGTACTACCTGAATGACAAAATTATCCGTCATGCCAAGGTGGTAGTGGGTAAATAA
- a CDS encoding class I SAM-dependent rRNA methyltransferase: protein MTKVFLKKKIQNRVLQGHPWVFGNEVGEIDGPVNAGDIVDVHTHQGFFVGRGYINPQSQILVRILTRDKDEQVNAAFFHHRLLKAWEYRKKLGYVENCRLVFGEADEMPALVIDKFNDYFVLQTLALGMDKWKGAIIDALNAIFSPKGIYERNDVPVRELEGLPQQKGFLSAPFNTDIILNENGLKFHVDIVNGQKTGYFLDQQDNRRAIQHIVKDADVLEAFCYTGTFSCHAGHYGAKSVLGLDISEHAVNTARRNAELNNLQDICKFQAVNAFDVLKQWTRDEKKFDVVILDPPAFTKSRENIQKAITGYKEINLRGMKLLKPGGFLVTASCTNLVPPSLFLEIIDMAAKDAKKKLRQVTFQTQAQDHPILWNIENTTYLKFLIVEVS from the coding sequence ATGACAAAAGTTTTCTTAAAAAAGAAGATACAGAACAGAGTATTACAGGGCCATCCCTGGGTGTTTGGCAATGAAGTAGGAGAGATCGACGGCCCCGTAAATGCCGGCGATATCGTAGATGTACACACCCACCAGGGATTCTTCGTCGGACGTGGCTATATCAACCCCCAGTCCCAGATACTGGTCCGCATCCTCACTAGGGATAAAGACGAACAGGTAAATGCCGCCTTCTTCCACCACCGCCTGCTCAAAGCTTGGGAATATCGTAAAAAACTAGGCTATGTGGAAAATTGCCGCCTCGTATTCGGCGAAGCCGACGAAATGCCGGCACTGGTAATCGACAAATTCAACGACTACTTCGTATTGCAAACCCTCGCCCTGGGCATGGATAAATGGAAAGGAGCCATCATAGATGCACTCAACGCCATCTTCTCCCCAAAAGGTATCTACGAACGTAATGACGTCCCCGTACGCGAACTGGAAGGCCTGCCACAACAGAAAGGATTCCTCAGCGCTCCCTTCAATACCGATATCATCCTCAACGAAAATGGATTGAAATTCCATGTAGATATCGTCAATGGCCAGAAAACCGGCTATTTCCTCGATCAGCAGGACAACCGCCGCGCCATCCAGCATATCGTCAAAGATGCCGATGTACTCGAAGCGTTCTGCTATACCGGCACCTTCTCCTGTCATGCTGGCCACTATGGTGCCAAAAGCGTACTCGGCCTCGACATCTCCGAACACGCCGTCAACACCGCCCGTCGCAATGCCGAACTCAATAACCTGCAGGATATATGCAAGTTCCAGGCTGTCAACGCATTCGACGTACTCAAACAGTGGACCCGCGACGAGAAGAAATTCGATGTAGTCATCCTCGACCCACCCGCATTCACCAAAAGCAGGGAAAACATCCAGAAAGCAATTACCGGCTACAAAGAGATCAACCTCCGTGGTATGAAACTCCTCAAACCGGGCGGATTCCTGGTCACCGCTTCCTGTACCAACCTCGTACCTCCGTCACTATTCCTGGAGATCATCGACATGGCCGCCAAAGATGCCAAAAAGAAACTCCGCCAGGTGACCTTCCAAACACAGGCACAGGACCACCCCATCCTCTGGAACATAGAAAATACTACCTACCTCAAATTCCTCATCGTAGAGGTATCCTGA
- a CDS encoding sel1 repeat family protein: MRTLRKSRNPLTYRSFFSTLVLILSFFGSLYAQQAADSSKGADLYDKARKVLYPADGGEGRYEAYALLLRQSAAAGYSRALYDMARHFSDGGPCGDYTTRVDCAFKEDKDSARLLYRVLAAAGYVPAQEQVISYSSYYDDPALDEAANDSVRFLWCVACADKGSPLCLSRLAVLYESGIGTAVSQEKSLEAIKRTGGLDFDQYENMDDTKGVIMYSRLELAYRYQVADSIDKTLFRSETREIRPIPIDYFESYVWCLLCNENKRHYIDGFDLQDLLFKLTRQAASHLSAAEQQAAVARAGAIIKRPLKNMGKLYQKESWRD; this comes from the coding sequence ATGCGTACCTTGCGTAAAAGCCGTAATCCATTGACCTACAGATCATTTTTCTCCACTTTAGTACTGATATTATCATTTTTTGGTTCATTATATGCCCAGCAAGCGGCGGATAGCAGCAAGGGAGCTGACTTATATGATAAAGCCCGGAAGGTGCTTTATCCGGCAGATGGCGGGGAGGGGCGTTATGAGGCGTATGCCCTTTTATTGCGGCAATCGGCGGCGGCTGGTTATTCGCGGGCGCTGTACGATATGGCGCGGCATTTTTCGGACGGCGGCCCCTGTGGGGATTATACGACGCGGGTGGATTGTGCATTTAAGGAGGATAAGGACAGTGCGCGGCTACTTTACCGTGTGCTGGCGGCAGCCGGTTATGTTCCGGCTCAGGAGCAGGTGATCTCTTATAGCAGTTATTATGACGATCCGGCATTGGATGAGGCAGCCAATGACAGTGTACGTTTTCTTTGGTGTGTAGCCTGTGCTGACAAGGGTAGCCCGCTTTGTTTGTCGCGGTTGGCGGTACTATATGAATCTGGTATTGGTACGGCCGTCAGCCAGGAGAAGAGCCTGGAGGCGATTAAACGCACCGGGGGCTTGGATTTCGACCAATATGAAAACATGGATGATACCAAGGGGGTTATTATGTACAGCCGGCTGGAGCTGGCTTACCGGTACCAGGTGGCGGATAGTATTGACAAGACGTTGTTCCGTTCTGAGACGCGTGAGATCCGGCCTATTCCAATTGATTATTTTGAGAGTTATGTGTGGTGTTTACTTTGTAATGAGAACAAGCGGCATTATATAGACGGGTTTGATCTGCAGGATTTGTTGTTCAAGTTGACCCGGCAAGCGGCATCCCATCTTTCAGCGGCAGAGCAACAGGCAGCTGTGGCGCGTGCTGGTGCTATTATCAAACGTCCTTTAAAAAACATGGGTAAGTTATACCAGAAAGAAAGCTGGCGGGATTAG
- a CDS encoding T9SS type A sorting domain-containing protein, with product MLKTSTLFILLFGFACMLPLAGRAQSGKPFSSESSEGVVKLVKLYPNPATTKINFELQQHNNDKVYDLIVYNFLGKKVDQVKRINTLTIMNLDNYYSGVYIFQVRDQRGNLIESGKFNVVK from the coding sequence ATGTTGAAAACCTCTACTCTCTTCATTTTATTATTCGGATTTGCATGCATGCTGCCTCTGGCCGGCAGGGCGCAGAGCGGCAAGCCCTTTTCTTCCGAGTCGTCAGAGGGTGTGGTGAAGCTGGTTAAGTTGTACCCTAATCCTGCTACTACCAAGATCAATTTTGAATTACAACAGCATAATAACGACAAGGTATATGACCTTATTGTGTATAACTTCCTGGGAAAGAAGGTTGATCAGGTAAAAAGAATCAACACATTAACGATAATGAACCTGGATAACTACTATAGTGGTGTTTATATTTTCCAGGTGCGGGATCAGCGCGGCAACCTGATTGAGTCGGGTAAGTTCAACGTCGTCAAGTAG
- a CDS encoding redoxin domain-containing protein, whose protein sequence is MQVTVGSKAPDFKLYNTEKQPVSLEDYKGKNLLILFFPLAFTGVCTKELCSVRDGLANYNNLATDVVGISVDSPFSLGKFKEEQQLNFPLLSDFNKAASLAYGAYYDKFALDLEGVSKRSAFVVDKEGVVRYAEVLENAGDLPNFEAIHETLKSL, encoded by the coding sequence ATGCAAGTAACCGTAGGCAGTAAAGCACCGGATTTCAAATTATACAATACAGAAAAGCAACCGGTATCTCTGGAGGACTACAAAGGTAAGAACCTGTTGATCCTGTTTTTTCCACTGGCTTTTACAGGAGTATGTACCAAAGAGCTGTGCAGTGTAAGAGACGGCCTGGCTAACTACAACAACCTGGCTACTGATGTGGTTGGTATCTCTGTGGATTCTCCCTTTTCCCTAGGCAAATTCAAAGAAGAGCAGCAGTTGAACTTCCCGCTGTTGTCTGACTTCAACAAGGCAGCTTCTCTGGCTTATGGTGCTTATTATGACAAATTTGCACTGGACCTGGAAGGCGTATCTAAACGTTCTGCGTTTGTGGTAGACAAGGAAGGGGTTGTTCGTTATGCGGAAGTACTGGAGAATGCTGGTGATCTTCCTAATTTCGAGGCGATCCACGAGACCCTGAAGAGCTTATAA
- a CDS encoding acyltransferase family protein encodes MTQPSTRNDWVDNLRSFITLLVIAHHASLAYATFGHFNPQAYILSTHPVVDNARSKAIDIFLSCNDIFFMSLMFLISGIFVMPSLQRKGIPTFIRDRRNRLFIPFLVGVTLLMMLAYYPAYYQGHPQHGIKAYIIDYFTTEAWPVGPPWFIWLLYFYSYCFAKGARIWTNAINRIGKSLAAQQHRPFRICLVAFLYSWILYVPITLIIDPGFWIGIGPFDFQLSRFFLYGGYFVAGAIIGAPGLDNGILAINSPLVKKWPLWIPAAIAAFLLIKATDVPLLSLLSDKKVTAWQYALLHSTLWILSCTLTCIAFLTLFRQLISHTSTIWRSLAANAYGMYLLHYIFVVWCQYFLLPVNISAISKFLITTIVGIILSWCATVILRKSNWISKYL; translated from the coding sequence ATGACGCAACCATCGACCCGTAACGATTGGGTGGATAACCTCCGCTCTTTTATTACCCTGCTGGTAATAGCCCACCATGCTTCACTTGCATATGCTACCTTCGGGCACTTCAACCCCCAAGCTTATATCCTCTCCACGCACCCCGTCGTCGATAACGCCAGGTCCAAAGCCATAGACATCTTCCTCTCCTGCAATGATATCTTCTTCATGTCACTGATGTTCCTCATCAGTGGCATATTCGTCATGCCCAGCCTGCAACGCAAAGGCATACCCACCTTCATCCGTGACAGACGTAACCGCCTCTTCATCCCCTTCCTGGTAGGCGTAACCCTCCTGATGATGCTGGCCTACTATCCCGCCTACTACCAGGGACATCCCCAGCACGGTATCAAAGCATATATCATAGACTACTTTACTACTGAAGCATGGCCCGTAGGCCCACCCTGGTTCATCTGGCTACTCTATTTCTATAGCTATTGCTTCGCCAAAGGTGCCCGCATATGGACCAATGCCATCAACCGGATCGGCAAATCCCTCGCCGCACAGCAACACCGGCCTTTTCGTATATGCCTGGTAGCCTTTCTGTATAGTTGGATCCTATATGTCCCCATCACCCTCATAATAGACCCCGGTTTCTGGATCGGCATCGGCCCCTTCGACTTCCAGCTCAGCCGATTCTTCCTCTATGGTGGCTACTTCGTAGCAGGCGCTATCATTGGCGCTCCGGGCCTGGACAATGGCATCCTCGCCATCAACAGCCCGCTCGTAAAAAAATGGCCCTTGTGGATCCCCGCCGCCATCGCCGCCTTCCTGCTCATCAAAGCAACAGATGTACCGCTACTTTCCTTGCTGTCCGACAAAAAGGTGACCGCCTGGCAATATGCCCTCCTGCACAGCACCTTGTGGATACTCTCCTGCACACTTACCTGCATTGCCTTCCTCACCCTATTCCGCCAGCTCATATCGCATACCAGCACCATCTGGAGATCACTGGCAGCAAATGCATACGGCATGTACCTCCTGCACTACATCTTCGTAGTCTGGTGCCAGTACTTCCTCCTGCCTGTCAACATCTCCGCCATCTCCAAATTCCTTATTACCACCATCGTCGGTATCATACTTAGTTGGTGCGCAACCGTTATACTAAGGAAAAGCAACTGGATCAGTAAATACCTCTAA